In Vigna unguiculata cultivar IT97K-499-35 chromosome 3, ASM411807v1, whole genome shotgun sequence, a single genomic region encodes these proteins:
- the LOC114178369 gene encoding non-classical arabinogalactan protein 31: MAKAMALVFFMLLVTVFAEELHTLPTPHSPTSAPLHPPAYPPANAPHHHHHHHHSPASAPAPLHPPSPPTHPHYPPAPAHPPTHHHHHHPSAPVHPPLKPPVAPLHPPVPVHPPVKPPVPVRPPVKPPVPVHPPVKPPVPVHPPVKPPVPVHPPVPVHPFPRSFVAVQGVVYVKSCKYAGVDTLLGATPLLGAVVKLQCNNTKYKLVETTKSDKNGYFYVEAPKGITTYGAHKCNVVLVGAPGGLKASNLHGGVTGAVLRPEKPFLSKKLPFVLYSVGPLAFEPKCHY; encoded by the exons ATGGCCAAAGCCATGGCATTAGTGTTTTTCATGCTCCTGGTGACTGTGTTTGCAGAAGAGCTTCACACTCTTCCAACACCTCACTCCCCCACATCAGCCCCACTTCACCCACCAGCTTACCCACCGGCAAACGCCCctcaccaccatcaccaccaccaccattcaCCAGCATCAGCACCTGCACCTCTTCACCCTCCTTCTCCCCCCACTCACCCCCATTACCCTCCAGCCCCTGCTCATCCTCCTACccatcatcatcaccatcacCCTTCTGCTCCCGTTCACCCTCCTCTCAAACCTCCCGTTGCTCCACTTCACCCTCCAGTTCCAGTTCACCCTCCTGTCAAGCCTCCGGTTCCGGTCCGCCCTCCTGTCAAGCCTCCGGTTCCGGTCCACCCTCCTGTCAAGCCTCCGGTTCCGGTCCACCCTCCTGTCAAGCCTCCGGTTCCAGTCCACCCTCCAGTTCCTGTTCATCCCTTCCCTAGAAGTTTTGTGGCAGTTCAAGGTGTTGTCTACGTCAAGTCCTGCAAGTATGCTGGAGTTGACACCCTCCTGGGAGCCACACCACTGCTTG GTGCTGTTGTGAAGCTCCAATGCAACAACACGAAGTACAAGCTGGTCGAAACCACGAAGAGTGACAAGAACGGTTACTTCTACGTGGAAGCTCCGAAGGGCATCACAACGTACGGGGCTCACAAGTGCAATGTGGTTCTGGTTGGTGCACCAGGTGGCCTAAAAGCCTCAAATCTCCATGGTGGTGTCACCGGTGCTGTTCTGAGGCCAGAGAAGCCATTTTTGTCTAAGAAGTTGCCATTTGTGCTTTACAGTGTTGGGCCTCTGGCGTTTGAGCCGAAATGCCATTATTAG